The Brachypodium distachyon strain Bd21 chromosome 4, Brachypodium_distachyon_v3.0, whole genome shotgun sequence nucleotide sequence ATCCGCCACTCGAAGTTGTCGAGCAGCGACCATGCGAAGTAGCCGACCACCCTGGCGCCGTCGTCGATGGCCCGCTTCAGCTCGTGCAGGTACTGGTCGAAGTAGTCGATCCTGAAGTGGTCGTAGAGCGCGTGGGGCAGCGTGTCGTTCCCCGCCTGGTCGATCCCGTTCTCCCCGATCACTATCACCGGGTTCCTGAACTTGTCCTTGACGTGCATCACCGCCTTGTAGAATCCCCACGGCACCACATACAGCCAGTTGGAGAACGCCTGCCGTGTATACATGTTGTGTTCACCAAATCAGAAAACCCAAACCCTGCATAATCTGTAGTAATTAACTCTGTTTTGGTACCTGTTTTCCTATGAGCACGCCGTTGCGGTCGTAGGAGATCTTGGCTTGCCAGTCATTGGCGTAGCTCATGTGCGTGAGGTTGACGTAGTGCTTGACGTAGTAGGAGGTGTAATGGTTGATCCCGATGTAGTCGGCGGAGCCCTGCACCAGCGCGGTCTGCTCGGGGCTGAAGCTGGGAAGCCTGTCCCCCACGATCTTCTGCATCGTCTCCGGGTAGTGCCCGTAGGTGATCGGGTGCAGGAACCTGCAACGAACAGAAAGAGATTCAACCGAGTTCAGTTTTCAGCCGTTGGATGTTTTGGCAGTGTGGAGATGGATGGTCACCATCCGAGGGTGAACTCCCTGGCCCTGTGCGCCGCGTACTCGTCCTCGATCGTGTAGTTGTAAGGCTCGTACCACACGAAGTCCAGCAGGATGCCGATCTTCCCCTTCTGAGCTGCCTGGAAAATTAGCAGAGAAATTAATGTCAGGAGAAGAAAtgttggaagaagaagacgataTCATGAATGAAAGATATATGACTGGCCTGGTACTTGTCGCGGTAGAtcttgacggcggcggcgtgcgagaggaggaggtggtggccggTGATGTAAGGCTCGGTGGCGGAGTTGCCGCCGAAGCGGCAGCCGGTGCACCGGCCGGGGGCGAAGAAGCCGTCGCCGTAGCCGTGGGAGGCCATCATCCGGGGCTCGTTGATGGTGAACCAGTTCTTCACACGGTCCCCGTACGTCTTGAAGCAGAAGTCTGCAAAGTTCCCAAAGTCGCTCCTGCATGCGAAAACACACCCAGGGCATGAGTTGGAAGCAGAGGACCATCAAATTACAGTACTTCTATATTGATTGCAGAATTTTGAAGCTCGATCTGAACACTTACACGACTCTGGGGCTGAGCCAGCCGTTGTACTGGTTGTTGAGCACCTCGGGCAGGTCGTAGTGGTACAGAACGACATACGGAGTGATCTCTGTCGACGCGCAAATGTTAAATTCATCAGCTTAGAGGAATTTCCAGGAGATCCATGACCCAAATAAAAAGGATAAAGATGGATGGTACTGTTGGCGAGCATGTAGTTGATGAGCCGGTGGTAATAATCCACGCCGTCCTTGTTAATCCTCCCAATCCCGCCTGCAATTTTTGTGCACAAGTTTTGTTAAGAACAAGAAGACATCACTGGATCGCAAATCCAACACGGTCAGGGTGTGTTTCAGGGAGGACGTACTGGGGAAAATGCGCGACCAGGAGATGGAGAAGCGATAGGCGTCGAAGCCCACCCTCACCATGTTGTCCACATCATCCTGCAGGAGGAGGCCATCAGAGAAATACCCATCATCAACAGATCAAAACCACTGCTCATTCTCCCAAGATTGGTCGAAATCAATCTGCTTTTTTTCTCACAAAATTACCATGTAGCGATGGTACTCGTCGACCGTCACGTTGGCTGTCGCGTTATCAGGAGTAGCACCtgtatgaaaaacaaaatcaaacagGGGTATGTAGCCATCCACATCAGTGTATCAGGAgtattactactccctccgatccatattacttgtctcaaatttatccaaatatgaatatatctatgtttaaaaagcgtctagatacatataatatttcgacaagtaattccggccggagggagtatatgattctGACCTGGAAATTTGAGGAAGGTGTCCCAGATGCAGGGCCCTCGGCCATACTTGAGGGCGTTCCCCTCCACCTGGTACGCCGACGAGGCCGTGCCGAAGACGAAGCCCTTGGGGAAGCTGTCCCGGTTGAGGTCCCCTGGCTTGCCGTGAGCGAGGAGCGCCAGGGACAGGAAGACGAGTGCCCGCGCGGCGGCATGGGGATGGGGCTCCATGATGTTGGAGGAGATCGGCAGTGGTGGTGTGTAGGCCGGTGGCTGATCCGGGAGGCTTTATATGGAGAGCCAGTGAGACCATGCAGGAGCAGCTATACGCAGCAGCTCCATGCAATACGCAGCAGCTATATATAGCGCTTTCTTCTGGCACAAACGGCGGCACACCGGAGGACTGTTTCTCTCTTGCAATACGCAGCAgctccatgcatgcagccGGCGATTGTGGAACACTGACTTAACTGGTCCTGAGTACCCTGAGCCACTACTTTGTTTTGGgtttctttattttctgtttttttcttctcaaaatCTTGTTTAGTGTCCGTGCTAGAAATCGTCATCCGGCGTGCTCGCTTCTCGAGAGTGTCTGTTTCCCAATCGAGTTAGAAATAGTTGCTTCTCAATCGACGATCATGGTCATCCGATTAAAATGTTTTTATCATTTGCACTTGTATGAATTTTGCACAAACCTCAATGATTGGATCAAATGGTTGTTAGCATCGACTTAGACATAGTTATTTCTCTGTCGCTTTAGAAGTAGCAAAACCGCACTTTTTACTCCTTCCGTATTCGATCCAGCGCATGCAACATGCTGGACACCGCTCAGCTCTTTCCATGCACACTGGCTCACCTCATATCACCACTTCCGTTGGCAGCCTGAGGCCAACGTTGGTGGTGCCGCGTCCCTTGGTCCTCCAAAATGATTTGCCCCGCGATATGGATCCAACACCAGTGATGGTGctgccttctcctccctcctccaagCCCACCCATCTACCGCCAGAATTGCTACCACTCGATGGCTGGGAACACAAGCTATCAGATCTCGAAGGCGTATCTGGCCAAGCCCACTGGTGCACCCGTGCGCCCGAGCAACCAGAGCCACCGGATGGAAAATGAAGGGTCTAGattgaaacaacaaaaataattcACAAGTTTTGCGTTTAGGCCCTTAAGTTTGTTGCGAATCAACCCGCAGGTGGATTTATACAGAACTAGGGGTGAATCAGCCCGCAAGTTTGTTGCATTTAGGCCCTTGATCACAAGTTTTTGGATTAGGGGTGGATTTAAACAGAACTAAGGGTGTGAATGAAAAAAACACTATAGAGGAGTGGATCGCAGGTTGATTCGCAAGAAACTTGAGGGCCTAAACGCGAAATGACAAATGGGTATGTTTGATCTAATCTTGGCCCTTGCATTTCCATCCCACGACCCACGTGGATCGGGCGCACCGCATGCACCAAATGGCTCGGTGCACCTGATATGCCCTCATTAGATCTCCTAGCAGGTCCCAGTTGCCTTGCCGGCAAAGGCCTTTGAGGGGGTAGGGGATGATGGCCACCATTGCAGGAGTTCTTCGAATTGAGATTTACGTATCGAGAGACTGCACTGACTCCAAGATTATGGACATGGAAACAAACTAGCGAACTAGAGAGATTGGGGATAAAGAGCCCGTGTTGGGTGAATCAGAGGGAGAACGAACTAGATTAGTCAGAATAAGAGGAGTTGAGGACAAAGAGTGTGCCTTGGGTGAATTTTTGCAAAACGAAATGGATGTTAAGTGAGGAAGCATGCAAATAAATGCAAATGTTGTCTAAATTTGAGCCGGCAGATTTAGATCATTGGTCTAAGAAGCACAGGTACAAGATATAGGTCAGATTAATGTTGTCTTATTTAATTAATATTGCATTTTTTGTTGATATATTATTTAAATTTCATTATATGCTCCCTCCGACCGGAATTCcttgtcgcagatttagtGCAAAGTGATATATCATTAAATTTCATTGATACCAGTACATTACTGTTTCAGGGATATATCATTAAAGTTCCAGTGATATAGTAACAAAGAAATAATGATATTTGAATTAACATATGATTGAATTTTCACTCGTATTGAAATTTCAATAAAAATTAATCATAAAAGTACTTTAATATTTGCTGTCATCCCATCTTGGAGCTCCTATAGTTGTGTATcatgtctctctctctccatctccatTTAAATTTGTGACATCATCAAAGCTCCAAAATTATAAATTTACCGACATGACAACTATCGGAGAGGCTGACAATATAATTTACCTTTTATTTTAGGGCGTGCTTATATCTCAGCCGATTGATTTTAAGAAAATAAACTTAAATTCGACTATCAGAGCCGTTGGATTAATATCTAGATGTCATTCgctctttttctttccattgTTCGCCCCAGATCTTAAAGCACGGACTATATCTAATGGCTCATGAATCAAGTTATCTACTAAAAATAAAGCAAACTTTGATAAAGCAAAGccgtttattttattttcttacgAGATGATTCCTCTTATGCAACGACTCTGCTAAGATCTTCGAATCCTAGCCATGCTAGTATCTTTTCCTCGAAGGATATATGATCAATCGTGAAGCTGCGGCAGCACCGACAAAATTACCCTTTAACTAAACTACTCCTTTAGTCTCACTGAACCTTAGTCACATCAACTGCAGTTTCCCAGTTAGGCAAAGGACTAAGAATGGAGCAGCCCAGACAGGACCTGAGAATCGGAGCCGCGAGCGATCGGGGAGAAAATGGCCGTGAACATAATGATAGCTGCAAAAGCTGAGATTTAACCGACAGCAATCTCTGAGCAGATAAAATCCATTGGCCTTGTCCATGGAACCACGCATGTGCTGGGCGCCTGGGCGAGGAAAGGAGATACGCCTCGGCAACCGAAAAGGCAAACATGTATACATGCGGGAAAAGCCAGATCTCTTC carries:
- the LOC100822049 gene encoding beta-glucosidase 38, yielding MEPHPHAAARALVFLSLALLAHGKPGDLNRDSFPKGFVFGTASSAYQVEGNALKYGRGPCIWDTFLKFPGATPDNATANVTVDEYHRYMDDVDNMVRVGFDAYRFSISWSRIFPSGIGRINKDGVDYYHRLINYMLANKITPYVVLYHYDLPEVLNNQYNGWLSPRVVSDFGNFADFCFKTYGDRVKNWFTINEPRMMASHGYGDGFFAPGRCTGCRFGGNSATEPYITGHHLLLSHAAAVKIYRDKYQAAQKGKIGILLDFVWYEPYNYTIEDEYAAHRAREFTLGWFLHPITYGHYPETMQKIVGDRLPSFSPEQTALVQGSADYIGINHYTSYYVKHYVNLTHMSYANDWQAKISYDRNGVLIGKQAFSNWLYVVPWGFYKAVMHVKDKFRNPVIVIGENGIDQAGNDTLPHALYDHFRIDYFDQYLHELKRAIDDGARVVGYFAWSLLDNFEWRMGFTSKFGLVYVDRKTFTRYPKDSTRWFRKMIKNEE